One Desulfotomaculum sp. DNA window includes the following coding sequences:
- a CDS encoding uroporphyrinogen decarboxylase — translation MKNLVIPKDGMTPIERSAAIKAGRPYDRIPCSPMVAEHVIWSTGISLKEYLFNPKLAAEAQAKAFEYFGYDSVSVSPDHHGFAEALGCRFTYTDHERPQIAEHCLKTYEHIEKLEPVDPKKTGRLKLCIEAVARLQELVGSKVKVGSGMGGPLTCASLMRGADCLLRDLKKNPEAVLKIMDVNTQNLINYMAACWEYGVGCSVGDSFASCSVISPKDFRFFVKPYLKRIADWQIENIGSAGNLHICGNSRPLWADMAELGFSSISLDNAMDMAEAKEILGKTAALKGNVKPVDTMLLGSVEDVMRESRECIEKCVDNPRGYTLSSGCTLPVQTPVENVEAMVNAARIWGRPKK, via the coding sequence ATGAAAAACCTCGTGATACCTAAAGACGGGATGACCCCCATCGAACGTTCCGCTGCGATTAAAGCCGGCAGACCCTATGACAGGATACCATGCAGCCCGATGGTGGCGGAACATGTTATCTGGTCAACAGGTATAAGTTTAAAGGAATATTTGTTCAACCCCAAACTGGCGGCCGAAGCGCAGGCCAAGGCCTTTGAATATTTTGGCTATGACAGCGTAAGCGTCAGCCCTGATCATCACGGTTTTGCAGAAGCGTTGGGATGCAGGTTTACCTATACCGATCACGAAAGGCCTCAAATTGCGGAACACTGCTTAAAGACATATGAGCATATCGAAAAATTGGAGCCGGTCGATCCCAAAAAAACCGGCAGGCTGAAGCTGTGTATAGAGGCTGTGGCCCGCCTGCAGGAACTGGTTGGTTCCAAAGTAAAAGTGGGCAGCGGAATGGGCGGCCCCCTGACCTGCGCATCACTGATGCGGGGAGCAGACTGTCTTTTAAGAGATTTGAAAAAAAATCCTGAGGCAGTCCTCAAAATAATGGACGTTAATACTCAAAATCTGATTAATTACATGGCGGCTTGCTGGGAATACGGTGTCGGATGCAGCGTCGGAGATTCCTTTGCTTCCTGTTCGGTGATCAGCCCCAAGGATTTCAGGTTTTTTGTAAAGCCCTATTTGAAACGGATTGCTGACTGGCAGATTGAAAATATCGGGAGCGCCGGGAATTTGCATATTTGCGGGAACAGCAGACCATTATGGGCGGATATGGCCGAACTTGGTTTTTCATCAATCAGTCTGGACAATGCCATGGATATGGCGGAAGCAAAGGAAATACTGGGCAAGACGGCTGCCCTTAAAGGAAATGTTAAACCGGTGGACACTATGCTTTTGGGCAGTGTTGAGGATGTGATGAGAGAATCCAGAGAATGTATCGAAAAGTGCGTGGATAATCCCAGGGGATACACTTTAAGCAGCGGCTGCACCCTGCCGGTACAAACCCCCGTAGAAAATGTGGAGGCGATGGTCAATGCCGCCCGGATATGGGGCAGGCCAAAAAAATAA
- a CDS encoding LuxR family transcriptional regulator, with product MSILATKLYIPPPRSKLVRRTRLIERLNEGKHRKLTLISGPAGFGKTMLVSEWIAGCKRPAAWFSMDEGDNDPIRFLTYFVSALQTISAGVGGGVLGVLQSTQPPPTESILTVLLNEITAIPGDFTLVLDDYHAIDAKPVDEVLTFLLDHLPPQMHLVIATREDPYIPLARLRAQGQLAELRAADLCFTPTETAGFLNNVMGLDLSAEDIAALDTRTEGWIAGLQLAAISMQGHKDISNFIKSFNGSHYFVMDYLVEEVLQQQPERVQTFLLRTSILDRLCGPLCDAVLPDPSAGGQETLEYLQHANLFIVPLDDERRWYRYHHLFADLLRQRLSRSAAAPAKDEGKGAAEYHARASQWYEDNGLELEAFKHAVAANDVDRTARLVEGKGMPLHFRGALAPVLNWLQSLPKTVLDARPSLWVMYASALSMTGQTAAVEQKLLAAEAALQEVEPDDRTRNLVGHIAAIRALLAATQNQVEAIITQSRRALEYLHPGNLAVRTATIWKLGIAYQLQGDRAAAARAYSEAISVSQSSGNTIINTVATIGLGNVQETENQLYPAAENYKRVLKLMGDMPSPFACEAHLGLTRIFYQWNDFDAAEQHGQQSVQIARQIENTERFIAGELETVTTIAIVIGWLFLTILSQQYIAGAPDASYFQTLGTLTLKENVSIGYILQIVFPLGALMFYCVLYQAKLIPRWISGWGLIAAILVLALAFLDLFGIVTSHDVLDLPIFLQEMVMAVWLIVKGFNPSGIESKICQ from the coding sequence ATGTCAATATTAGCCACTAAACTTTATATTCCTCCGCCCCGGTCCAAATTAGTCCGCCGTACTCGCCTGATCGAGAGGTTGAACGAGGGTAAACACCGCAAACTGACCCTTATCTCTGGCCCCGCCGGCTTTGGTAAAACCATGCTGGTCAGCGAATGGATTGCTGGCTGCAAGCGACCAGCCGCCTGGTTTTCGATGGACGAAGGAGATAACGATCCCATACGCTTTCTGACTTACTTCGTTTCTGCTTTGCAAACGATTTCAGCGGGTGTTGGAGGAGGGGTGTTGGGGGTTCTACAATCCACTCAGCCACCGCCAACTGAATCGATTCTGACGGTACTGCTCAATGAAATTACAGCCATTCCGGGCGATTTTACACTCGTACTTGACGATTACCACGCTATTGATGCCAAACCGGTTGATGAAGTCCTCACCTTTCTGTTAGATCACCTGCCGCCGCAGATGCACCTGGTCATCGCCACCCGTGAGGATCCATATATACCCTTGGCGCGGTTACGTGCCCAGGGCCAGTTGGCCGAGCTTCGTGCGGCCGACTTGTGTTTTACCCCAACAGAAACTGCCGGATTCCTTAACAACGTGATGGGCCTGGACCTCTCCGCAGAAGACATAGCCGCATTGGATACCCGCACTGAAGGATGGATTGCCGGCCTTCAGCTTGCCGCGATCTCCATGCAGGGACATAAGGACATTAGCAACTTTATAAAATCTTTCAACGGCAGCCACTATTTCGTGATGGACTATCTGGTTGAAGAAGTTCTGCAGCAGCAGCCCGAAAGAGTCCAGACTTTTTTGCTGCGTACGTCGATCCTTGACCGCCTGTGCGGTCCTCTTTGTGACGCCGTTTTGCCCGACCCATCTGCAGGCGGGCAAGAAACACTGGAATATCTCCAGCATGCTAACCTGTTCATCGTTCCTCTGGATGATGAACGGCGCTGGTACCGCTATCATCATCTCTTTGCTGATTTGCTGCGGCAGCGGCTTAGCCGGAGCGCCGCAGCTCCTGCAAAAGATGAAGGGAAGGGCGCGGCCGAATACCATGCTCGCGCCAGCCAGTGGTATGAAGACAATGGTCTGGAGCTTGAAGCTTTTAAACATGCTGTTGCCGCCAATGATGTTGACCGCACCGCACGCCTGGTTGAAGGGAAGGGGATGCCCCTGCACTTTCGCGGAGCGTTAGCCCCTGTATTGAACTGGCTGCAGTCCCTGCCAAAGACAGTACTGGATGCCAGGCCATCGCTGTGGGTGATGTACGCCTCGGCGTTATCGATGACCGGCCAAACAGCCGCCGTCGAACAGAAGCTGCTGGCTGCTGAAGCCGCCCTTCAAGAGGTTGAGCCGGATGACAGGACCCGAAACCTTGTAGGACATATTGCCGCCATCAGGGCTTTGCTGGCCGCCACTCAGAACCAGGTGGAGGCCATCATTACCCAGTCGCGCCGTGCCTTGGAGTATCTGCACCCCGGCAACCTGGCAGTCCGTACTGCAACTATCTGGAAGCTGGGGATTGCTTATCAGCTCCAGGGAGATCGTGCCGCGGCGGCACGGGCCTATTCTGAAGCCATATCTGTCAGTCAATCGTCCGGGAATACAATCATCAACACAGTAGCCACAATCGGCCTGGGCAACGTACAGGAGACAGAAAACCAGCTTTATCCGGCGGCTGAGAACTACAAGCGCGTTCTGAAGCTGATGGGTGATATGCCGTCGCCGTTTGCCTGCGAAGCGCATCTTGGCCTGACCCGTATATTCTACCAATGGAATGATTTTGATGCCGCCGAGCAGCATGGACAGCAGAGTGTCCAAATTGCGCGGCAGATTGAGAACACTGAAAGATTCATTGCCGGTGAGCTTGAGACCGTTACTACTATTGCAATTGTAATCGGTTGGCTATTCCTAACAATATTAAGTCAGCAATATATTGCAGGAGCTCCGGATGCTTCCTATTTTCAAACTTTGGGCACTTTAACGCTAAAAGAAAATGTTTCGATTGGATATATATTGCAAATTGTTTTCCCTCTGGGTGCTCTGATGTTCTACTGTGTATTGTATCAAGCCAAGCTCATTCCCCGATGGATATCCGGTTGGGGTCTCATTGCAGCTATATTGGTGTTAGCCTTGGCCTTTTTAGATTTGTTTGGTATCGTTACATCTCATGACGTTTTAGACCTTCCGATATTCCTGCAAGAAATGGTTATGGCGGTATGGCTGATCGTTAAAGGATTTAATCCATCTGGAATCGAGTCTAAAATTTGTCAGTAG
- a CDS encoding sugar ABC transporter ATP-binding protein codes for MSDISVQPFLEIRGIRKKFGSVEALKGVDLKAYSGEVLAIVGDNGAGKSTIIKILSGAITPDSGEIIIAGKKYNKLNPKTALAAGISTVYQDLALVNTLNTPDNIFLGREYLKYLFCLDEKKMRQETRRLMEQLGIQIPSLHTPVCYLSGGQRQSVAVARAVHQGGRLLIFDEPTAAMGLKETVAVLKLIKSLAGQKFGVIVISHNMEQVFKIADRICIIRQGEVVDYLKADQVSPQDVVAMITGAIDLEETNNYRCI; via the coding sequence ATGTCGGATATATCAGTTCAGCCATTTTTGGAGATTAGAGGGATCAGAAAGAAATTCGGCAGCGTCGAGGCGCTTAAGGGCGTAGACTTAAAAGCATACTCTGGCGAAGTACTAGCCATTGTCGGGGATAACGGCGCAGGCAAAAGTACAATTATTAAAATCCTATCCGGAGCAATTACTCCCGACAGCGGTGAAATCATTATCGCCGGCAAAAAATACAATAAATTAAACCCCAAAACGGCGCTTGCCGCCGGTATTTCCACTGTTTATCAGGATTTGGCGCTGGTTAATACCCTCAATACTCCCGATAACATTTTTTTAGGCAGGGAATACCTAAAATATTTATTCTGCCTGGACGAGAAAAAAATGCGCCAGGAAACCAGGCGCCTGATGGAGCAGCTTGGGATTCAAATACCTTCCCTGCACACTCCGGTATGTTATTTAAGCGGTGGGCAAAGACAAAGTGTGGCAGTAGCGCGGGCTGTCCATCAAGGCGGCAGACTGCTGATCTTTGATGAACCGACTGCGGCAATGGGCTTAAAAGAAACAGTTGCAGTCTTAAAACTGATTAAAAGTCTTGCCGGACAAAAATTTGGTGTGATAGTGATCAGCCATAATATGGAGCAGGTCTTTAAAATAGCTGATCGCATCTGCATTATACGCCAGGGTGAAGTAGTGGATTATCTAAAGGCCGATCAAGTCAGCCCCCAGGATGTGGTCGCCATGATTACCGGAGCAATAGACCTGGAAGAGACAAATAATTACAGGTGTATATAA
- a CDS encoding ABC transporter permease, with translation MDLSVRLQKIFPQLLLTGVLLTLICFLSLSSEYFLSWENFRNILDQSSVHILLAVGMTFVIAGGGIDLSAGNVAALSGVVMAVAMKAGTDVFPAIVMGCLAAFCFGLMNGLVVSYIKVNPFITTLASMSIARGLALILTGGVSIYGFSANFKFWGTGSIGPINPPILLSIIFAALGLFLMTYTLWGKYSLALGGNGEALRITGVNVNFYRTSIYCFSALCAAAAGLIMTARLNAAAPLAGATYEMDAIAAVVLGGTSMNGGKASVAGTFIACLTLGVMRNGLTMLAVPTYYQQLFTGVIILAAIVISQLRSRQE, from the coding sequence ATGGATCTAAGCGTCAGGCTGCAAAAAATTTTCCCGCAGCTCCTGCTCACAGGAGTGTTATTAACTTTAATCTGTTTCTTAAGTCTATCTTCCGAATATTTTCTGTCCTGGGAGAACTTCAGAAATATTTTGGACCAGAGTTCCGTTCATATTTTGTTGGCTGTAGGAATGACCTTCGTCATAGCCGGCGGCGGAATTGATTTGTCGGCCGGCAATGTGGCTGCTTTAAGCGGTGTAGTCATGGCGGTGGCAATGAAGGCTGGTACGGATGTCTTTCCCGCTATAGTCATGGGTTGTTTGGCTGCATTTTGTTTCGGCCTGATGAACGGCCTCGTAGTTTCTTATATAAAGGTAAACCCGTTCATTACAACCCTGGCTTCCATGTCCATTGCGCGTGGATTGGCTCTCATTCTGACCGGCGGTGTTTCCATTTATGGTTTTTCCGCAAATTTTAAATTCTGGGGCACTGGCTCAATCGGCCCAATTAACCCGCCTATTCTCTTATCAATTATTTTCGCAGCTTTGGGTCTTTTCCTCATGACCTATACCCTTTGGGGGAAATACAGCCTTGCTTTAGGCGGCAATGGGGAAGCGCTGAGGATTACGGGAGTTAACGTTAATTTTTACAGGACCAGTATATATTGCTTTTCCGCCCTGTGCGCGGCAGCGGCAGGACTGATTATGACAGCAAGGCTTAACGCGGCTGCGCCTTTGGCCGGTGCAACTTATGAAATGGATGCTATTGCGGCGGTTGTTTTAGGCGGTACCAGCATGAACGGGGGCAAAGCTTCTGTCGCTGGCACTTTTATTGCCTGCCTGACTCTGGGGGTAATGAGAAACGGGCTGACCATGCTTGCCGTCCCTACTTACTACCAGCAGTTATTTACCGGCGTCATCATTCTTGCCGCAATCGTAATTTCCCAGCTGCGCAGCAGGCAGGAATAA